Proteins from a single region of Campylobacter concisus:
- the tpx gene encoding thiol peroxidase → MATTKFKGSEVNLSGNEVFVGSYAPEAKVVAQDLSEFSVGGNNGVEVLVCLPSLDTGVCAAEARKFNEKVAGKHGVKLSIISNDLPFAMGRFCTTEGIENLHVGSDFRYGEFAKNYGVLMSDGPLKGLLARAIFVINDGVIIHKQIVPEVTEEPNYDAVFDAIKSSGSCGCGCH, encoded by the coding sequence ATGGCAACTACAAAATTTAAAGGTAGTGAGGTAAATTTAAGTGGAAATGAGGTCTTTGTTGGCTCTTATGCACCTGAAGCAAAAGTCGTAGCACAAGATCTTAGCGAGTTTAGCGTAGGCGGAAATAATGGCGTAGAAGTACTTGTTTGCTTGCCATCACTTGATACCGGAGTTTGCGCAGCAGAGGCTCGTAAATTTAACGAAAAAGTAGCTGGCAAACACGGCGTAAAACTAAGCATCATCTCAAATGATTTGCCATTTGCGATGGGGAGATTTTGCACGACTGAAGGCATAGAAAATTTACATGTTGGAAGTGACTTTAGATACGGAGAATTTGCTAAAAACTATGGCGTTTTAATGAGCGATGGCCCACTAAAAGGACTACTTGCAAGAGCGATATTTGTCATCAATGATGGCGTAATAATTCACAAACAAATCGTCCCCGAAGTGACAGAAGAGCCAAACTACGATGCTGTATTTGATGCTATTAAAAGTAGCGGTAGTTGTGGTTGTGGCTGCCATTAA
- a CDS encoding ribonuclease HII, translating into MAKICGIDEAGRGALAGPLSVAACVLNKEISGLNDSKKLTAKKREELFKEIIKSSNFLIIYFSNAQIDELGLSECLRRALKIFKAHFESFEIIYDGNLDYGVGITTMIKADSKVAGVSAASILAKVSRDSLMKGWDKIYSKYGFAGHKGYGTKAHLEAIAEFGYSSLHRKSFVVKSFEKSLFD; encoded by the coding sequence ATGGCAAAAATTTGTGGCATAGATGAGGCTGGACGTGGGGCTTTAGCTGGGCCTTTAAGCGTAGCGGCCTGCGTGCTTAATAAAGAAATTTCAGGCCTAAACGACTCCAAAAAACTAACCGCAAAAAAGCGTGAGGAACTTTTTAAAGAGATCATAAAAAGCTCAAATTTTCTCATCATCTACTTCTCAAATGCACAAATAGACGAACTTGGGCTAAGCGAGTGCTTAAGACGAGCGCTCAAAATTTTTAAGGCGCATTTTGAGAGTTTTGAGATTATTTATGATGGAAATTTAGACTATGGAGTTGGTATCACAACGATGATAAAAGCTGATAGCAAAGTCGCTGGGGTAAGCGCTGCTAGCATATTAGCAAAGGTCAGTCGTGATAGTTTGATGAAAGGCTGGGATAAAATTTACTCAAAGTATGGCTTTGCTGGGCACAAAGGATACGGCACAAAGGCACATTTAGAAGCCATTGCCGAGTTTGGCTATTCAAGCCTTCATAGAAAAAGCTTTGTAGTAAAATCTTTTGAAAAATCTCTATTTGACTAA